From Anopheles arabiensis isolate DONGOLA chromosome 3, AaraD3, whole genome shotgun sequence, a single genomic window includes:
- the LOC120904636 gene encoding odorant receptor 56a-like: MELKEEWILPDVVYENPLLKRTLLGLRYYGILLGQSQSYKKVHCFRGMVFTLSMVLFNCTQYIDLWQVWGSVSDMTANAATTLLFSTTIFRIIFFYFHRARFNSIIKAAHDGIERILKDGWTDEQSIVGSNVRYLKRLAVVFWSCALVTANMMCVYSLVQYLTYEEGPPDGTGTRANITRKGQPIPPTPILRSWYPTADGKDKHFLEIYLIQLYIMYVGQLIVPSWHMFMVTLMIYGRTECSVLNHRLCFLERYHTAGKDDPTAPVNNAERRSLMIDCIKRQASLVSFTRELEQLTRAAVFLDFVVFSVLLCALLFEASMTPSGVQVFIDVCYITTMTTILFLYYWHANEIHACADRLSMSAYKSDWYRYDRGTNRMLQIFILYSNRPLKMHAFFISMSLDTFLAILRASYSYFTILKQLTD; the protein is encoded by the exons ATGGAGCTGAAGGAAGAATGGATCCTTCCGGACGTGGTGTACGAAAATCCGCTGCTAAAGCGTACCCTGCTCGGCCTAAGGTACTACGGCATACTGCTCGGGCAGTCACAAAGCTACAAGAAAGTGCACTGCTTCCGGGGCATGGTGTTTACGCTGTCGATGGTGCTGTTTAACTGCACGCAGTACATCGATCTGTGGCAGGTATGGGGCTCCGTTTCGGACATGACGGCGAACGCGGCCACCACGCTACTGTTCAGCACTACCATCTTTCGCATCATCTTTTTCTACTTTCATCGGGCGC GATTTAACAGCATCATTAAAGCCGCTCACGACGGTATCGAGCGGATCCTGAAGGACGGTTGGACCGATGAGCAGAGCATTGTGGGCAGCAATGTGCGCTATCTGAAGCGGCTGGCCGTTGTCTTCTGGAGCTGCGCCCTAGTGACGGCCAACATGATGTGCGTGTATTCTTTGGTGCAATATTTAACGTATGAAGAAGGACCACCCGATGGCACTGGGACGAGAGCGAACATCACGCGCAAAGGGCAACCGATTCCACCGACGCCAATTCTACGCTCCTGGTATCCAACGGCCGATGGCAAGGATAAGCACTTTCTCGAGATTTACCTCATCCAGCTGTACATCATGTACGTGGGCCAGCTGATCGTACCGTCCTGGCACATGTTTATGGTCACGCTGATGATCTACGGCCGCACCGAGTGTAGTGTGCTGAACCATCGGCTCTGCTTTCTGGAACGCTACCACACGGCTGGAAAGGACGATCCTACAGCCCCGGTCAACAACGCTGAGCGTCGATCGCTTATGATCGATTGCATCAAACGGCAGGCCAGCTTGGTATCGTTCACCAGGGAGCTGGAGCAGCTAACGCGTGCCGCCGTGTTCCTTGACTTTGTCGTGTTTTCCGTCCTGCTCTGTGCGCTACTGTTCGAAGCATCGATGACGCCGTCCGGGGTGCAGGTGTTTATCGACGTCTGCTACATTACCACGATGACGACGATTCTGTTCCTTTACTATTGGCACGCGAACGAGATACATGCGTGC GCCGACCGGCTTTCAATGTCGGCGTACAAAAGTGACTGGTATCGGTACGATCGGGGCACGAACCGGATGCTACAGATCTTTATCCTGTACAGCAATCGGCCGCTTAAAATGCACGCATTCTTTATCTCGATGTCGCTGGACACGTTTTTAGCG ATTCTGCGCGCGTCGTACAGTTATTTcacaattttgaaacaattaaCCGACTAA